Within the Acidobacteriota bacterium genome, the region CGAACTCGCCGGCGCGGAGCTCGGCGCGAAGTCCGGCCGCATCTCCGGCCAGAGTCTCGGGCGAGTGAGGGAGGGACTCCGGCTCGGTTCCGGGAGGGAGGAAATTTCTTCGCTCGGCCGCCCTGAGCCGTTCGTTGATCCGCTCGATCATCTTTTCGATCGATGCCCGCACATTCCCGCTCAGCGCATAGCCTTTCATCTCTTCGGCGATCGCGGTGAGCTCGACGAGGATCTTTTCGAAGGGGACCGAATCGGGGCCGAGCTCGGATGTGATCGCCTGCAGATCCTGACGGGCGAACTCGAAATCCCGGAGGCGGCGTGCGGTCTGCGATTCGATCAGCGCGTTGGCCGTATCGATCAGCATGTTTCCCGCGAGCATCGTCTGATTGCGCATGAACTCCTCATCGATGCCCGCTGTCGCGATGGGGAGCCTTCCGAGGGCGGATACGAGTCTTTCGTGGGTCGAGAGCGCGAGCGTCATGGGATTCCTCGAGTCAGTAGAAGTCGTAACTCCGGATCGGATCGACGAGACCGCGCTCGTGCGCGCGGCTCAGAAAAGTTTTCACCGCGTTCCGGCCACGCTCGCCGTAATCGACGGTGAGATCGTTGACGTACATGCCGACGAACTCGTCGCCTCGGGTTCGATCGAGACCGCGTCCGAAGCCGAGCGCATAATCGAGCGCGGCATCGCGATGCGAAAGGGAGTATTCAATCGATTCCCGAAGAATCCGCGAGACCTTTCGCATCATCTCTTCCCCGAGCGACCGCCTGATTGCGTTGCATCCGAGAGGAAGCGGCAGACCGGTCTCGCGTTTCCACCACTCGCCGAGATCAACGACGAGCTTCAACCCGAGGTCCTTCCAGGTGAGCTGTCCTTCGTGAATGATGATCCCTGCGTCGACGTCCCCGCCGAGCACGGCATGCTGCACATGATCGAAGTTCATCATGACCGGATCCACATCCGGCTCGAAGAGCTGCATCGCGATCCACGCCGAGGTGTTTCTGCCGGGGATTCCGACACGGCGGCCCGCGAGGTCGTTCTCTTCGATCTCGTTCTTCGAAACGACGATCGGGCCGTAACCGTCACCGATCGAAGCGCCGCTCGAGAGCAGCGCGTACTGGTCGGCGACGGAGGGATACAACGCGAACGACAGAGCGGTCACGTCGTAAATCGTGTCGCGCGCCTTTTCGTTGAGCGACTGGATGTCTTCGAGATGATGCGTGAAGCGGACTCCGTCGGTATCGATCAGGTCTTTCGCCAGAGCGTAGAACATGAACGCGTCGTCGGCGTCGGGGGAGTGAGCGAGAGAGATCTCGGTCGATTCAGTCATTCAGCGTGGGCTTCGCGCAGGAGAGCTTCGATCTCCGCGCGCGTCCTTTCAGTGAGCTCGTCCCTGCGGGGGGCGGGATAGTCGGCGACCGGGATTGGTGCCGCGATCCGAATGGTGACAGGGCCCGATCGAATGATCAACTTCCCGACCGGCATCACATCTCTGGTCCCGATGATGCCAACCGGAACGATGTCGAGCCTCGCTCGCATCGCGAGGAGAAACGCCCCTCGCTGAAACGCGCCCAGCTCGGTCGATCGCGAACGGCTCCCCTCGGGAAAGACGAGCACCGAATTGCCCATCCGGATGCGATCGCCGGCGAGTCGGAACGACGCGAGGGCCGTCGAGCGGTCCTTCCGGTCGATCGGGATGAAGCCGGCGGCTTTCAACCCCCAGCCGAAAATCGGAATCTGAAACAGACTTCTCTTCGCCATCACCCGGATCGGCTGGCGGACCGCGACGAAAAGCACCGGGATGTCGAGGTAGCTCTGATGATTCGCGATGAAGACGTACTTTGTCTCCGGATCGACCGACGGGTCGGTTTTCGCCGTGACGGTCACACCCGCTGCGAAGAGAATCATCTTTGCCCACAGGCGGACGAGCCGGTCGATCGTCGGAGTGTTCGTCCGTCCGAACATTCCGAATACGATGATCGGCGTCGCACAGATCACCGTTGCGAAGAGGGTCACGGACGCGGTCCAGATCGATCGGAGCATCGATCGGGATTGTTCCGATCTCGACGCGGGAGTCAAGTAGGTTGGAGGTTGGAGGTTGGAGGAGCCAGTTGCCGGTTGCCGGAGGCCGGTAGCCGGTTGCCGGTGTGCAACTAGGTTGATGGTTGCCACTCTTGTCCAGGTTGATTGTTACCACCCTCAGGTGGCGGCAGGAGCGGGGGGAACGTGGAAAAGGATTGCGGTGCTCGTCTCTCCTTTCTGTCCTGAGCGCTTCCACCGTTTCCGCGTTCGGGATCCGGTCAGCCCGCGCCAGCGGGCGACAGGTCTTAGCCCCCGGCTTCAGCCGGGGGACAGAAGCTTTCCTAAATTTAATGTCGAGCCCGCTTCAGCGGGCGACAGAGCGGAACAATCAACCTGGACATCTCTGGTAACAATGTACCCATCAACTGGCCACTGGCCACTGGCCACTGGCACCGGCAACCGGCAACCGACAACCGACGTCCTCGGAAATGACCCCAGGTTAGATATCGTTGGGAAACGGGCAGATCCCACAGTGCCGTGTCGTCCCGGCTCTTCCAATGAAAAAACAATCGATCCTTTTCACAATCGCTCTCACGCTCGTCTGCTTTGGAGCGGCCGGCGCCGAACAGCCCTCGAAGATGATGGTGATCGGGTTCGACGGCGTCGACGCCCGGCTCACCGAACAGTGGATGGACGCGGGCGAGCTTCCGAACCTGGCGAGGCTCCGCGACGAGGGCACTTTCTCGCATCTCCGGCCGACGATCCCGCCGCAGACCCCGGTCTCATGGTCGACGTTCTCGACCGGAATCGACCCGGGACGCACCGGAATCTTCGACTTTCTGAGACGCGATCCTGCGACGTACTACCCGGTCTTCGCGGCGATCGACGAGGGAACCGCGCCGTTTCTGCTCGGCGAGCACAACGGATGGCTCGCGGGGGGCGTCGTTGCGTTGCTGGTCATCGGGATTTCCTTCGGCCTGATGCTTCTCTTCCGAGTGAAGCGCTGGATCGCGTTTGTCATCGCGATTGCCTCCGGCCTGGTCTTCGGTCACCTCGGTCGCGTCTGGGCGGAGGCCAACATCCCCAGCCAGCGCCCGACCGTCGAGTCCCGCCAGAGCGGCACTCCGATGTGGGAAGTGCTCGGAAAGGCCGGATTCAGTACGCGCGTGGTCCATGTTCCCGTGACGTTTCCGGCGCACGAGCTCGAGAACGGACACCTTCTTTCCGGCCTCGGAGTGCCCGACATCTCCGCAAGAGTCGGCAAACCGTTCTTCTTCACCTCGGAGCTCGATTTCAACCGCTCCCGATCGAACGAGTTCTCGATCGAGGTCGTTCAGCTCGAGGACAACCGCGGCGTCATCGAGACCGAGATCGTCGGACCGCCGAACAAACTCTTCGACGAGCCCCCCTACATCTCGATTCCGATGACCGTCGAGGTCGCTGAGGATCGCCAGTCGGTCGAGCTCCGCGTCGGAAGCCAGGAAGTCACTCTTCGGCCGGGAGAGTGGAGCGACTGGGTAGAGTTCGATTTCCCCTTCAGCAGCCTGGTCACGGTCCACGGGATCAGCAGGTTTCATCTCTTCTCGGTCGAGCCGGAAGTGAAGATCTATCTCTCGCCGATCAATTTTGATCCGCGGAATCTTCCGCCGGGGTTCGACATCTCGCATCCGACGGACTGGGCGGGAGAGCTCGCCGAGATCTACGGCCCGTACAAGACGATCGGCTGGCAGATCGATACGTGGGCGATCTCGGAAGGCTTCGCTGACGAAAAGACATTCTGGGACGATCTCGAATGGACCGTCGCGCAGTATCGCCCGATGTATCGCGACTTTCTCGCGAGCGACGACGATCTGTTCATCCAGGTTTTCGAATTTCCCGACCGGGTCGGTCACGTCTTCTTCCGACTCGAGGACCCCGAGCATCCTGCCTATGATCCCGAACTGGCAGAAGAGTGGGGCGATTCGATCCTGCGGGCCTACAAGATCATGGACGAGCTCGTGGGGGAGGCAATGGCACTCTCCGCCACGAACGGCTCGGAGCTCATCGTGATGTCGGATCACGGGTTCTCGACGTGGCGATGGACGGTCAATTACAACACCTGGCTTGCGGAGAACGGATATCTCGCCCTCAGGAGCGGCGTCGAGGTGAAGGAACGGAATGTCGAGATCCTCTTCGATCACGGCGAGTTCTGGGAGAACGTCGACTGGAGCGGGACGAAGGCCTACGCGCTCGGGCTCGGTGACGTCTACATCAATCTCGCGGGGAGGGAGAGGGACGGGATCGTGCAGCCGGGTGCGGAGTACGAAGGGCTGAAGGAAGAGCTGAAGGAGAAGCTGGAAGCAATGGTGGACCCGGCGACCGGACGCAATCCCGTATCACGCGTCTTCACGCGCGAAGAAGCGTACGGTTCGTTCGACCCCAATGTGATGCCCGACCTGATCGTCGCGAATTCCGAGGGGTATCGGGTGAGCTGGCAGACCTCGCTCGGGGGGGTGCAGAAGGAGATTTTCGCCGAGAACGATGCCGTCTGGAGTGGCGACCACTGTTCGCTCGATCCGGAGCTCGTCAAGGGCATCTTCTTCTCGAACCGGAAGCTCGAGCGAGCCGCAGAGCCGTACATCGCCGACATCTATCCCACCGTGCTCGCGCATTTCGGCGTCGACGCTCCTTACGAGGTCGACGGCAAAGTGCTCGATTGAGCCCGGGCCTCTCATGAACTACAGGTCTCTTCTCGATCAGGTGATGCGAACCCTGGACGAGGTCGACATCGCCGATCGCTCGGAGTCTTCGATCCGGGAGGTCGCCGAGACGATCGCGTCGAACTTCCGGGAAGAGCTGGGGATCAAGGGAGGACGCATCTTCCGCTGGGAGGGGACGAGTTACGAGCTCGTCGGCCGGTTCGGTACACACGGGAAGGGGGCGCTCGGAATCGTAATCTCGGCTTCGTATGCTCCGATCCGGGAGCTTCTCGAAAAGGGAATCCTGGTCATGGATCGGAACGATCCCGCCGCCGACCCGAATCTCGAGAAAAAGCTCGGAGCCAAACGGTTCGCGGCGATCGTCGTGGGCGACGACGACTTCATCATCAGCTTCGACATCACGACCGATACTCCGAGAGAAGACATCTTTCAGGCGCTCGCAATCGTCCGCCACGCGATCAATCAGAAGCTTCGGGTCAACCGGTTCGAGTCGATGATCCGGGAGGCGCAGCGAATCCAGCAGTCGATCCTACCGACGACGAGTCCGCAGTTCGAGGGATTCGACATTCACGGCCGGACCGTCGCAGCGGAGCACGTCGCCGGTGACTACTTCGGTTACCTCCGGCTCTCGCCCAAGTCGCTCGGCCTCGCCGTGGCCGACGCCACGGGACACGGCCTGCCGGCAGCGCTCGTGGTCAGAGATATTCACATGGGACTCCGGATGGGGGCGGACCGGGATTTCAAGATCGTGCGAACGGTCGAAAAGCTGAACCGGATCATTCACGAATCCGGAATCTCGACCAAATTCGTCTCGCTCGTCTATGCGGAGCTCGAAGCCTCGGGGACCCTGGTCTACGCGAATGCGGGGCATCCGGCGCCGCTTCTGATCAATGGCAGCCGCGTCGAATGGCTGACCTCGGGGGGGCCCGTGCTCGGCCCGACACCTGATGCGTCCTACACGCGAGGCTACGTCAACATCGAGCCCGGCGGCGTCCTCTGTCTCTACAGCGACGGGATCGTCGAGGCGACCAATGCGAAGGGGGAGGAGCTCGGTCAGGAGCGTCTCGAGCGAATGCTCGAATCATTGCGGAACGAAGACGCCGAGACGATCGTCACGACCATTCTCGAGAAAGTCGATGAGTGGGATCGCGGTGAGCCCGACGATCGGACGGTCGTGATCATCCGCCGGACCTGAATCGGAACCGGGCGATCAGGATGACCAGTGTTGGAGGTTGGAGGTTCGAGGTTGGAGACTCGAAGTAATGATCTCGCGCCATTCCAACCCACGTCATTCTGAGCCCGGCGCAGCGCGGGCGAAGAATCTGGGCGGGGGATCGTGGAGAAGAGTGAAGAGTGAAGAGTGAAGAGTGAAAGAAGAGACATCACGAAGGTAACCTCTGCATACTCTCACCCTTCACCCCCAATTCCTGCCGCCAGATCCTTCGCCGTCCTTCGGCGGCTCAGGATGAAACCACCATGAAATTGTTGGACTTCGACCCTTTTGCAGCGCTTCGCTTGGCCTGATGTCCCACCCTGCAAGGTCCCTCGCTTGCCCGCCCGACCGCCCGCTCGGGACGACGTCGGTTTGAGTATGAGGTGCGGAGTTTCGCGGACTCCGGTTTTCGTTCCCGCTTCACCGGCGCAACGCGCCGGTCAATTGCTCAGGATGACGTGGGCCGCGTTGCCCGAACTGGCAACTGGCAACTCCTGCTCGCCGGCCGCGCAGCAGCACGAAAGCTAATCGGCGCGAGCAGGAAGAGCGCGGTCTGCTGGGGCGTCGCGCTCGCGGAGATGATCCCGCAGCGGTGGCGGCGCGTTATGGCCGCCGGATCGATGCTGATCGCACTGTCGATTGCCTTCGCCGGTCTGCTGACGATCCGGGCGGCCTTCGGCTGAAACATCAGTTCGGGTCGAGCGTTCAGCTCTCCCGGGAGACGGTG harbors:
- a CDS encoding ABC transporter substrate-binding protein, whose translation is MTESTEISLAHSPDADDAFMFYALAKDLIDTDGVRFTHHLEDIQSLNEKARDTIYDVTALSFALYPSVADQYALLSSGASIGDGYGPIVVSKNEIEENDLAGRRVGIPGRNTSAWIAMQLFEPDVDPVMMNFDHVQHAVLGGDVDAGIIIHEGQLTWKDLGLKLVVDLGEWWKRETGLPLPLGCNAIRRSLGEEMMRKVSRILRESIEYSLSHRDAALDYALGFGRGLDRTRGDEFVGMYVNDLTVDYGERGRNAVKTFLSRAHERGLVDPIRSYDFY
- a CDS encoding 1-acyl-sn-glycerol-3-phosphate acyltransferase → MLRSIWTASVTLFATVICATPIIVFGMFGRTNTPTIDRLVRLWAKMILFAAGVTVTAKTDPSVDPETKYVFIANHQSYLDIPVLFVAVRQPIRVMAKRSLFQIPIFGWGLKAAGFIPIDRKDRSTALASFRLAGDRIRMGNSVLVFPEGSRSRSTELGAFQRGAFLLAMRARLDIVPVGIIGTRDVMPVGKLIIRSGPVTIRIAAPIPVADYPAPRRDELTERTRAEIEALLREAHAE
- a CDS encoding alkaline phosphatase family protein codes for the protein MKKQSILFTIALTLVCFGAAGAEQPSKMMVIGFDGVDARLTEQWMDAGELPNLARLRDEGTFSHLRPTIPPQTPVSWSTFSTGIDPGRTGIFDFLRRDPATYYPVFAAIDEGTAPFLLGEHNGWLAGGVVALLVIGISFGLMLLFRVKRWIAFVIAIASGLVFGHLGRVWAEANIPSQRPTVESRQSGTPMWEVLGKAGFSTRVVHVPVTFPAHELENGHLLSGLGVPDISARVGKPFFFTSELDFNRSRSNEFSIEVVQLEDNRGVIETEIVGPPNKLFDEPPYISIPMTVEVAEDRQSVELRVGSQEVTLRPGEWSDWVEFDFPFSSLVTVHGISRFHLFSVEPEVKIYLSPINFDPRNLPPGFDISHPTDWAGELAEIYGPYKTIGWQIDTWAISEGFADEKTFWDDLEWTVAQYRPMYRDFLASDDDLFIQVFEFPDRVGHVFFRLEDPEHPAYDPELAEEWGDSILRAYKIMDELVGEAMALSATNGSELIVMSDHGFSTWRWTVNYNTWLAENGYLALRSGVEVKERNVEILFDHGEFWENVDWSGTKAYALGLGDVYINLAGRERDGIVQPGAEYEGLKEELKEKLEAMVDPATGRNPVSRVFTREEAYGSFDPNVMPDLIVANSEGYRVSWQTSLGGVQKEIFAENDAVWSGDHCSLDPELVKGIFFSNRKLERAAEPYIADIYPTVLAHFGVDAPYEVDGKVLD
- a CDS encoding PP2C family protein-serine/threonine phosphatase — its product is MNYRSLLDQVMRTLDEVDIADRSESSIREVAETIASNFREELGIKGGRIFRWEGTSYELVGRFGTHGKGALGIVISASYAPIRELLEKGILVMDRNDPAADPNLEKKLGAKRFAAIVVGDDDFIISFDITTDTPREDIFQALAIVRHAINQKLRVNRFESMIREAQRIQQSILPTTSPQFEGFDIHGRTVAAEHVAGDYFGYLRLSPKSLGLAVADATGHGLPAALVVRDIHMGLRMGADRDFKIVRTVEKLNRIIHESGISTKFVSLVYAELEASGTLVYANAGHPAPLLINGSRVEWLTSGGPVLGPTPDASYTRGYVNIEPGGVLCLYSDGIVEATNAKGEELGQERLERMLESLRNEDAETIVTTILEKVDEWDRGEPDDRTVVIIRRT